One stretch of Pomacea canaliculata isolate SZHN2017 linkage group LG11, ASM307304v1, whole genome shotgun sequence DNA includes these proteins:
- the LOC112575118 gene encoding uncharacterized protein LOC112575118, translated as MVREPLHTRFLTWPAYLLFIETTLVIVILRLLSSFSSAHPPRDGSVTCHVPSVGPMQNTSLTCHFPENVSETRKTVVIYFYKPENGQEQKDADDVLECWWLAGKKTCLVQSGYNFNGMISHELTLEIPQASAKFTGKYACLISQINHHDNNACEFRIKQEVRCDIPSVISNSSATLTCYFPDYLNKTREDFAIYHHSDVITRCKQKAEVFNCHTGRGYVFDGEITDHVTVRIPSASDEHEGTYSCRIAGKKYENCSFALNKELPSPLNTSTANDTEHIPLMCRLSVTVIGSSRRWNFSAVHVDVDDNKDTGVVTLTWKNDYYDRNLASGYEIKDLIITVPQHLGVENAVYPCSLILSSDMSKIEPTEPSANKGR; from the exons GGCCTGCATATCTCCTTTTCATCGAAACAACACTGGTTATCGTCATCCTTCGTCTGTTGTCGTCTTTCTCCAGTGCACATCCTCCGCGTG ATGGCAGTGTCACATGTCATGTGCCTTCCGTGGGTCCAATGCAAAACACGTCACTGACATGTCACTTTCCTGAGAATGTCAGCGAGACGAGAAAGACTGTTGTCATCTACTTCTACAAGCCGGAGAATGGACAAGAACAAAAAG ATGCAGATGACGTTTTGGAATGCTGGTGGCTGGCGGGAAAGAAGACCTGTCTCGTGCAAAGTGGATACAACTTCAACGGAATGATATCTCACGAATTGACACTGGAAATTCCACAAGCTTCTGCAAAATTTACTGGAAAATACGCCTGCCTTATCTCACAAATTAATCATCACGACAATAACGCTTGTGAATTCAGGATTAAACAAG AGGTGAGGTGTGACATCCCGTCAGTGATATCAAACTCCAGTGCCACACTGACTTGTTATTTCCCTGATTACTTAAACAAGACAAGAGAAGACTTTGCTATCTATCATCATTCTG ATGTTATAACAAGgtgcaaacaaaaagcagaagtTTTCAACTGTCACACTGGGCGTGGCTACGTATTTGATGGCGAAAtaacagaccacgtgactgtcagGATCCCCAGCGCTTCAGATGAACATGAAGGGACGTACAGCTGTAGGATTGCGggaaaaaagtatgaaaactgCTCCTTTGCACTTAACAAAG AACTGCCCTCACCCTTAAACACTTCCACCGCCAATGACACAGAACACATACCATTGATGTGTAGATTGAGTGTCACAGTTATTGGCAGTAGCCGTAGGTGGAACTTCAGCGCTGtgcatgttgatgttgatgacaaCAAAG ACACTGGTGTCGTTACCCTGACCTGGAAGAATGATTATTATGACAGAAACTTAGCATCGGGCTACGAGATCAAAGACCTCATCATCACAGTTCCGCAACATCTAGGTGTAGAAAATGCAGTGTACCCTTGTAGTCTCATCCTCTCGTCTGACATGTCTAAGATCGAGCCTACAGAACCTAGCGCCAATAAAGGTAGGTAA